The nucleotide window tgcaaatttcatgctgtcaatGTTTTTCTCAAAACTGCAGATttttatcataaataaaaatcataagttcgtgttccaggccagccacggctacatagtgagagcttatctcaaaaaattaaaattaaaatcaaccaATCATGGGAATGTGGATGCTTTAACCTTACTTTCCCCAAACAGGGAAGAGGAACaatgtatttttctgtttgaGCAAATGGCTTCACTTGGATGCagactttattctttttcttttctttccttcttatttatttgtttgtttgtttaagacaggatctctatgtagccctggctggcctggacctacTATGGAGACCTGGACCTACtatggagagcaggctggcctagaactctctcctgcctctgcctctctagtgctgggattacagccccGCCTCAGGCTGCCCATAGACCTTATCCTTAAATTAGTTTattcttaaataaatttattcttaaattaGTAAGAGGCAGATACGAATGGGGTCCTGGTGTACAGCTGGCTCACTCACTCCATGTCTGTTCCCTCCGTCCCTTTggtccactccctcctctgctccagAAATTATCCTTTTGACTCAGGGTCTTACATAGGCCtggctcacctcaaactcagagatctgactgcctctgtctcctgggtacattccagagatagaggcaggagaatcaaaagttcaaggtcatcctcaactacatagtgaatttgaggccagagaaACTTCAGGGTTTGATTGTGATACTACACGCTAAAATCGGTCATAGCACTTCTGGAAGGTATTAACCAGGGAAATGTTAGGTTTGAGTGAGGGGCTGATCCCAGCTCATTTCCCTGCCATTTTACAGATTAGAGCAGGCACCCCACTGGGAATATGCCTGTGACAGGCTCCCTGGGGCCTCCCGACTTCAGCGTATCTTGCTGGTTTCAGATTCCTGCAACATTCTGTCTGGCACTAACTACATATTGTGTCCTCAAGGAACTTGGGGTTCTCTACCTTATCCAGTACATTTCAGAAAGTGCCACACCTGTTTCACTAGGTTTCTATACAGCCCTGGGTGTGTTAGCTCCCTCTCTCTTGTAGATCCCAGGCACTGAGTTGAGGATTGACagcagtctgaggccagcttggcctatacagtgagaccctgcttcaaaactaaatttaaataGATAAGTGACATGTCGGTGTCCAAGTAGAAAGACTGACCAGTGCACGGCAGGGAGGAATGGAAGGTGGGAGGCTAGGGCCTGAGACTTGAGGAAGGAAGCCCCATGAGGAGGCTGCAGTGATCCTCAGGGCCAAGAGATGTGGAGAGGCCAAGCAAACTGGTGGGACATGGGCCAGACCAtccctacatgtatgtgtatgtaccacatgcatacctggtgcccatgaaggccagaagaatgtattagatgccctggagctgttgtttcagatggttgtgagccaccatgtgggtgctaggtatccaaccctggtcctctggaagagtaaaccagtgctgttaactgctgggccatctatTCAGTACCCCCTcttccacatacacacagtctCTCATTCTCATCCTGATAGGGCCtgactgtgtagcctaggctagtcttgaactctccACCTTCCAGTCTTACCCTCTCCAATTGCTGAGATCACATGTGCATACCACAATGCCTGACTTACAGATAACTTTCTGAGAAGAGACAAGTGAAGGCTTAGTGAGTGGAGACAGGGTCAGGCTAACACATAGACTATTTCTAAGCTAGTACGTCAGCTTTCCTGACAACTATGGGAAGTAGATATTGCTGTCCTCCATTTCATCCCCAGGGAGTTTACATAACTGTGTTAGGCCTGGGTATGGGTCGACAATGATGCACAGAGTTAAAAGTGAATGGGGTGGCAGTGGGGTCCATTGGTTGCATCcttggagaagagaagggaaaatccTTGTGCTAATGCCTGCTTGTGATTCTAGCATGGAAGGGAGAGATGCGTGCATTGTGGTTTGCTATCCTCTGGAGGATGCTAGAACAGCTGATCTGCTTCCACTGctagagtgctggcattacagatatCAGCCATcatacctggtttatgcagtgctggggatcgaacccagggcttcatacatgctaggcaagcattctactaattGTTATTTGTTCCAACCCTTTGGGTCCCTCTGTGTTTCCCAAGGGGCTGACTTGACTTCTGAGCAGTGACTTCAGGAACTGGATCACAGTCATATCAGCACCCTCAAAGCCAGGCACACTCAGGGAGTCCAGGTGAAGAtagggaagagggattgtatgagtaagGGGGGGTGGTGTCAAAACCATGACagtgaaatctacagagacaactaaccaaGCTCGTACGAACTCACccactttagactgacagctgtggaacctgcatggggcctgactaggccctctgcatcacaggagacagttgtgtagctgggtctgtttgaggggcccctggcagtggaatcaagatctatccctggtgcatgagcagtgggacaccttgctcagccttgatgcaggggaagggtttggtttgcctcaactgaatgtaccagcttttgttaactccccatgggagctcttacccttttggaggaggagatggtggggtaggggaaggctggggttggggagtgggaggagggatgagaagggggaatctgtggttgatatgtaaaatgaataaaaaaaaattttttcttaaaaaaaaaaaaagcccagcacAGGGTGTGGTGCCAGGGGGTGGAGGTTTACTGAATCAGTGAATAAGTTTTCCATATGTCCAAAAAggtccttttgtttattttttatttttgatatagaGTATATcacaatgtagctctggctgtcctggaactcactatgtagaccaggctaacctggaactctcagagatctgccagcctctgcatcctgagtgttgagattaaaggcgtgcgccaccaccgtccagctagGGTCCAAGGTTCTTAATCACTGTTACCAGTGTCTGGCTTTCCTGAGTGGCTTCAGAGCCAGAGACCCGGAACTCCTGACTAGACTGTGGGCTGCTTCTGAGGGGGAAGGTATGCCAAGGAAAAGTGACTTTTCACAGTTTAAACTTCTGCGTCCATGAAGAGACAACCCAGACTCAAATTTTAATTTCAGGGTCCACACAAAGGAAATTCCTGGAAGAGAAACTAGCCAAACTGGAAGGCAGAAGGTTGGATTCTAGGTGcctggtgtggctgtgtggttttGGGAAcgttacttttctttttgaaatgatgGGCAGTGTAATGTGATCAGCTATGACATCACATagcttattttacattttaaaatatctgtgtgtatgtgtgtgcatcacatgtgtaGGAGCCcaaagatgtcagaaaaaaacaccagatcccctggaactggagttccggCTGTGAGCAGAGTAGGTGCTGAGAATGCAACCTGGTTCTAAGaacaatatataataaataaataaataaacaaacaaacaaacaaacaaacaaacaaatatatatatatatatgtatgtatgtatatatatatatatttaaggggggcgtattttgttttgtttttcaagacagggtttctctgtgtaatcgtgactatcctagaactcatgctgtggaccaggctgcctcaaactcggAAATTCACCGGGCTCTCTGCtttccacgtgctgggattaaaggcgtgagctatctctccaaccccatggCCTCATTTTGAATCCTGGTTTGAGCACTTGCCTAAAGCAGCCACTTAGATCAATGATTAGGCCCGATTATAGAAACTCCCAGGCCAGGTAGTCACTCTAATTCATGGTTGTTAGGGATGATAGGATGAGAAGTTAGTCATATAGGTGTTTGAACAATGCCACCTTACagatggtgacactcgcctttttTAACATGATAAAAGGCTGTTCTTTAGGCCTCCTGGAGAGGAATTCAGGAGGGCATCAGTCTGTTCGGCCTCTTTGTGTTTTGTTCCCAAATCTGGCAGGAAATTCCTTTTCTCAGCGGTGCCAGCCTAACCCCACCTAACGGCATGCCCCAGTTGACAGCTTTCCATGACAAAGCCAAAGCCAGGGCTCCAGCCTACAAGCCAGCCGACCTCCTGCCCTGGGAGAGCACCAGGGGTTTCTTTCGCATTAATGACCTCAAAGTTTTAGCCCCAGAAACagtaggaaaaaaagacaaaagccatCCAGGCTAAAGACAGGTGCTTTCAAGCCTGAGAAGGCAGGGAAGGCCCTGGGAATCCCCTCTGAAGTTTGGGAATCTTTTGTGTTCTCAGCCTGCCTTGGTTTGCCTTGGGAGGGGTTCGGGAACACAGTTGGCTGCTGAGAGTGGGAAGCTGCATGGCTGTTTTCAAAGCCTCCTCAGCTGCCTTTTTCAAGGAAGTTCAAGAGTGATGGaggattttaaaatgtcaagatgaactgagcatggtggcccagcactcagggaaTGGATGAACAAAACTGACTATCAGCCTCTGCTACACATCGAGTCAGTTTGAAGGCTAGTCTAGGCTTCAAAAGACTATGTCCAAAAcccaaaatatatgtataaagatGGAAATGTAAAACCTGCTTACTAGGTCCCCAAATTCTCCTGCCCTACTGTATTTCAAAGGGCACAGCAGGCCACAGAAAGCTGAGACGTATTAGCCTTAGCTTGGGCTGCAGCTCACTCCCCAGGGTCCCTCGCTACATATTATAGGGCATTCTGTTCTCTGGATTGTTGCAAGCCACCCAAAGTGTGGTCTAGCCCACGTCTAAATTTTCTACTATAGTTCCAAGGCAGAAAACATCATAGATGCACGAATTTGCAGCAACTGGGTGCTGGTGCACTTTGACCCAGAACCATCCAGGCCCCAGCAACTTCCTTGCTCCTTAAGCAGATGGCTGGCAAGAGCTATACCCTGGTATATTTCATGCTGGGTCTATCTCAAAGGCAGGCAATAGGTCCTCACAATGCTATCATTCCAGTGTTCAATGTCAATCAACTATCCAGATCTAGTTCCTTCTAATACACATTTTGATctggttttcctttcttcccaactAAACCCCACACTTGATCCCTTTAAAGAAGTTTAGGTAAAAGGTTCTCACCTAAGTTAATATGACCCTATGTGGGGGATAGGTTGGGGGGAGTAATGCTGGGGGGTGGAAAAAGGgagaatctgtgattggtatgtaaagtgaagagaaaatttcttaattaaaaaaaaaaatgatcctaTGTGACCTAGGGTAGGTATTTCAACTGTGTGGGTATGCTTCTGGGACCTAATAGGCATCCCATGCTACACGGGGCAGCCTAAACAAAGAACTTCTGGGTGGGGCCAAGTTCAAAGTTCCTGCTGCAGCCTTGGAAATGGCTCCTTCTTCCGAAGAGCACAttcaccctggaaagctccaggaaagggcagCCTCAGAACACTGCTTTCTTTGGACTGTCCTCCACCCCATATTAGAGCCTTAACAGGGAGGCTAGTCAAGCACTCTGCTACTGAGGCCTGTCCGTCCCAGCTCCAATTTAGCTTCTAACAGAACTGCTTCTGTATTATAAATAAACCCAACACTCAAGGCCCAAGCCCTTCGTGAATAGTAACTTTGACTCTAGCCCTTCTGCTTGGGGATGGGTGGAGCAAAGCCAATGTGCAAAGTCAAGTACTCAACAGAGTCCCTCTAATGGCTTGAGTGACAGGTCATCCATTTTTGTTCCTTCAAGAAAGACACCAAGGTCAGAATTGCAGTAACGCAAAAGCCAGGAGTCATCCCATTGAAGAGTTTATTTTTAGCATACAGAGTactttcttgggaaaaaaaatcttcgcAGCTCCAGCAgatattataaattaatttacaAATATAGAGTTGATAGAAATATTCATAAAAGTCCTTATGATTCTtcacatacaaaaatattaagaaaaaatttttatgCACCAAGTTTGAGGCCGAGTAGTTTCTTTGGTTATATTTTTGCATAACAATTAATAAGCAACAGTGATAGAATTTGTACATCAAGAGGCCATTCATTAAAAATTTCCACACATttctaaaaaatttaaactaaagCTGTGAGTTCTAATGTACAGGGAGCATAAagcctatcttaaaaaaacaaaaccaaaaaccaccacAGGGATTCCCCACTGGCCCCCACTACAATTCCATGAGGTTCCTGTCTCCTGTCAATATTAAGAACATGGTAGCATGGGAGCTTGTAGAATATTACCATCAATTTAGTGGTGGGCGGTTCCTGTAAATCCAACAACCATCCCCGTCTGTCAGCAGCACTCTTTAGTTCAACTAATGATGACCAAGCATTTCCTGTATGACACTGTGCTAGACGCTCCCCACTACAAAATGATTCAAATGAAGTCACCTCAGAAGTGAGGTGGTGGTGTGTTGAAAcaaatttatatacatacaacttttaaaagaatttgatTAGAATAGTTTCTCATTCAAATTTGTAAGATCGGTCTcagaggtagatctctgtgagtttaaggccagcatgatctacatagGTCTATGcagaatcttgtctcaaaaacccaaacagaaagAACCTGTAAGATTTCCCTGTCAATGAAATAAATACCTAGGAAACAAGCTGAAAGGGACAGGATGCCAGGTTTACCACAAGGAACTAAAACAATGGTCTCCAGACCTTATCCCATGGATACCATGTCATCATGAGGCTGGCATGTTTAAGAACCAGTTATTTCCCATGTGTGACCTTGGTATGTTACCCACCATCTCAGAAAGATAGTCATACCTGTTTCCCACACAGAATTTGGTACTCTCGATGGCTTCAGAGACCTAGTGTCTTGGAACACAAGGAGACTTACTGTGCAGAGAAGTAACTGAGTTGATATTCCAGATCTATAGAACAACATTTGGCACAAAGAATCTCTGCAATAAGCATCTACCATTTCCAGACAGAGGTAACTTGTGAGCTGGATTCAGAAAGGGTTTGTGGCATTCCCTAGATACAAGAGGAGGCAAAGGATACAAAATtggaattttcttcttcttcttctttttttttttttttttttaaaaatccagattaTCTGGCTTTCCTTGAAAAATCAGAATGCTGTCATGAAGGAAATGACCAGCTGGTCAACCCCCTATGCCTCCAGCTGCCAACGGCTATAATTTTTCCCACCCATAACTTCAGTGGCCTTTTCCCCACCAAGCGTATACATTTGAGCTTGCTGTTCTGATAAACAAGTGACTAGTAAAATAGATGCAGTTCTCACAGAGTTCTACCTACTGAGTAAGGTGCCTTTTATCTCCAGAAAGGCACGCAGCCAGAGAAGCCTAGAAAAGCTGGCTGCAGTCTAAGAACTACTCTGGTGACTGTGAGCGTAGTCAGGGGAACGTAGGATCATTCAGGAGCTCACAGAAATCAATGAAGCTCAGTCCTACCCCAGACTTCCTGAACCGAGCCTACATTCAGAATGGATGTCAAGTGTACATCTGCAGTCTGCGGAGCTCTGTTTACATATCAGAGCCATCCCGGGGGTAGATGAGGCTGTTGACCATGCTGAAGTTGTAGAAGGGGCTGCTGAAAGGGCTACCCTGGTCCCCACTGCTGCTGCCAGGGAATGGGCTGTAGTAGGAAGACAGCTGGTTGCCTCCACCCACCGTGCTCAGCTGCACAGAGTCTGGAGAGCTGTTTGGGGTGGAGGTGTTGGGGAATGTGCTGGAGGGCAGCTGGGTGCCACCTAGGTGGCGGTGATTGCCTGGGATGGCTCCTCGCTGGGTGCTCATGCTGCTGGGGTTCACACTTAACGTGTTAAGGCTGCTGAAGAAAGTGTTGAGGCAGGGGATGGATGctccaggagaggaggaggtacTCTTGGTGTCGTCTGGAGACTCTGGTGACTGAGATGGTCTCATCGCAGAGGAGGGGCTGTCTCCTTCTACCTTCCCACTCACTCTTAGTCTGGAGGATAGCCCTTCTGATTTTGACGTTCCTGAAGCTGCTGTGAGGTTGCTGTTGGCCTCAGAACGGCGCTTTCGCTTCCGACGGAAGTTTCCATTGTCAAACATTTTTTCACAGTTTGGATCTAGAGTCCAGTAGTTACCTTttcctgagggggaaaaaaaaaaaaggaagagttaaTGAGGGTCATATTTAtataggtttt belongs to Onychomys torridus chromosome 3, mOncTor1.1, whole genome shotgun sequence and includes:
- the Foxi3 gene encoding forkhead box protein I3, with product MALYCSENFVYSQPAAAAAPGAPSTSRAPYGFSDYTAPPTAAANPYLWLNGPGVGGPASAAGYLGAPPPPPGAAPGPFLQPPAAPGTFAGTQRGFAQPSAAAPASPAGSAAPGELGWLSMASREDLMKMVRPPYSYSALIAMAIQSAPERKLTLSHIYQFVADNFPFYQRSKAGWQNSIRHNLSLNDCFKKVPRDEDDPGKGNYWTLDPNCEKMFDNGNFRRKRKRRSEANSNLTAASGTSKSEGLSSRLRVSGKVEGDSPSSAMRPSQSPESPDDTKSTSSSPGASIPCLNTFFSSLNTLSVNPSSMSTQRGAIPGNHRHLGGTQLPSSTFPNTSTPNSSPDSVQLSTVGGGNQLSSYYSPFPGSSSGDQGSPFSSPFYNFSMVNSLIYPRDGSDM